In Tribolium castaneum strain GA2 chromosome 4, icTriCast1.1, whole genome shotgun sequence, one DNA window encodes the following:
- the LOC660450 gene encoding uncharacterized MFS-type transporter C09D4.1, with protein sequence MEHDIVIEKFLPTENRNQEIVLYKKRWLILTLYILYAAINAFQWFEYSIIANVLMKFYNVSAVSVDWTSIIYMALYMPMVIPVSYLMEKLDLRQIAAIGVLGTALGTIVKVYSLSPDQMWVTYLGQTILSSMQVFILPLPPRIASVWFGSKEVSLACALGVFGTQLGQAIGFVVPPIVVRYSEDVETIGRDLGVLVKGLAWLTLVVTVAVLTYFSAHPTTPPNDINNERTHFFKSLKNLFRNRSFNFHTVAYGINIAVFTSISTLLNQFFLFHFPKSEEDAGRVGLIMVILGMMGAIAFGYILDKTHRYKEITLCMYIASFLSVIAFMFSLESGSKILVYISGALVGLFINAYMPVGLELAIELTYPEPESTSSGILISMTQTLGVLFTLMLGSLFSNFGSFWALATMACCLFVGSVLTAFITNVKKRQNALKR encoded by the exons ATGGAACACGACATTGTCATTGAAAAATTTCTACCAACCGAAAACAGAAACcaagaaattgttttgtacaaaaaacgaTGGTTAATACTTACTTTATACATTTTATATGCCGCAATTAATGCTTTCCAATGGTTTGAATACTCAATAATTGCAAatgttttaatgaaattttacaatGTTAGTGCCGTTTCCGTTGATTGGACTTCAATAATTTACATGGCATTGTATATGCCAATGGTTATACCAGTATCATATCTCATGGAGAAATTG GATTTACGCCAAATTGCAGCAATTGGTGTTTTGGGAACCGCATTAGGCACAATTGTTAAAGTCTATTCACTTTCACCAGATCAAATGTGGGTGACATATCTGGGCCAAACAATTCTTTCTTCCATGCAAGTTTTTATTCTACCTCTACCACCTCGCATAGCTTCGGTTTGGTTTGGTTCGAAAGAA GTATCTTTAGCATGTGCATTGGGTGTGTTTGGGACACAGTTAGGTCAAGCGATTGGATTTGTTGTTCCTCCGATTGTTGTACGATACAGTGAAGATGTGGAGACGATTGGGCGTGATTTGGGTGTTCTAGTCAAAGGATTAGCTTGGCTTACCTTAGTTGTTACTGTTGCTGTTTTAACAT ATTTTTCCGCTCATCCCACCACTCCACCAAATGATATAAACAACGAAAGaacccatttttttaaatccttgaaaaatttatttaggaataggagttttaattttcatacTGTCGCATATGGGATTAATATTGCTGTGTTTACTTCAATTTCAACGCTACTgaatcagttttttttgtttcactttCCA AAATCGGAAGAAGATGCTGGAAGAGTTGGTTTAATAATGGTAATTTTGGGCATGATGGGAGCTATAGCTTTCGGTTATATTTTAGACAAGACACACCGATACAA AGAAATAACGTTGTGCATGTATATTGCATCCTTTTTATCAGTTATTGCTTTTATGTTTTCCCTCGAATCgggttcaaaaattttggtctACATTTCCGGAGCTTTAGTAGG CTTATTCATAAATGCATATATGCCAGTTGGACTAGAATTAGCAATAGAGCTGACTTATCCAGAACCTGAAAGCACAAGTTCCGGAATTTTGATCTCCATGACCCAGACATTgggtgttttatttactttaatgttaggttctctattttcaaattttggcaGTTTTTGGGCATTGGCCACAATGGCTTGTTGCCTTTTCGTTGGATCTGTACTTACTGCATTTATAACGAATGTAAAGAAACGGCAAAATGCATTGAaacgataa
- the LOC107397418 gene encoding uncharacterized MFS-type transporter C09D4.1-like codes for MEDHNKDETNFNLLQDKRLKPNGHEIKAYKRRWIILTIFIVYAAVNSYQWIEYSIINNIITRYYNVTPVMVDWTSIIYMALYAPLVIPASYILDKYGLRAAGLIGGLGTALGTSIKVFSIGRESFWIVLLGQAVVSASQLLILCLPPRIAAVWFKPNEVSTACSLGVFGTQLGAALGFVLSPMLVKNRENVEEIGHDLKILCWGLTAVILPTAIAIIFYFPMQPPKPPSITQVEERNRTEKFSAKLFFQSISVLMKNMPFVIHVIAYGINIGVFSAIGTLLNQLVLRYFKHLPDAEEFAGRAGLVMIVIGMIGSILFGIFLDKTHKYKETTVYTYLLSSVSILAFMFALEMKSKILVYIAIGVVGLFTNAYMPVGFEFAMELTFPSSEGTTTGLLMAPSQVLGVVFALMLGQLNVVIGPFWSLASQVLLLVVGTVITCFVPNKLKRQEAFKRSINVDILLKEVKR; via the exons ATGGAAGATCATAATAAGGATGAAACAAATTTCAATCTACTCCAAGATAAGCGGTTGAAACCAAATGGTCACGAAATCAAGGCTTACAAACGACGATggataattttaacaattttcatagtttacGCTGCTGTAAACTCGTACCAATGGATCGAATATTCAATTATCAACAACATAATTACAAGATATTACAACGTTACTCCTGTGATGGTGGACTGGACATCAATCATTTACATGGCCCTCTATGCACCTTTAGTCATACCAGCTTCCTACATTTTGGATAAATAt GGTTTACGTGCCGCTGGACTAATTGGAGGACTAGGAACAGCATTAGGAACCTCAATTAAAGTATTTTCAATCGGACGTGAATCCTTCTGGATTGTCCTTCTAGGTCAAGCAGTTGTATCAGCATCACAACTTTTAATTCTATGTCTTCCACCAAGAATAGCAGCTGTTTGGTTCAAACCCAATGAAGTATCAACTGCTTGTTCTCTTGGTGTATTTGGAACTCAACTTGGTGCTGCCCTGGGGTTTGTGCTATCACCCATGCTTGTGAAAAATCGTGAAAATGTGGAAGAAATTGGACATGACTTGAAAATATTGTGCTGGGGTCTCACAGCTGTCATTTTACCAACAGCGATTGCgattatatttt ATTTTCCAATGCAACCTCCAAAGCCACCAAGCATTACACAAGTGGAGGAAAGAAATAGAACGGAAAAATTTtctgcaaaattattttttcaatcaatttCAGTTCTGATGAAAAATATGCCGTTTGTAATCCACGTCATAGCTTATGGTATCAATATTGGGGTTTTTTCTGCCATTGGTACTCTCTTGAATCAACTTGTGTTACGCTATTTTAAACACTTACCA GATGCTGAAGAATTTGCTGGTAGAGCTGGATTGGTTATGATTGTCATTGGAATGATCGggtcaattttatttggaaTATTCCTTGACAAGACACATAAATACAA agaaaCCACAGTTTATACTTACTTATTGTCTTCAGTTAGTATTCTTGCGTTCATGTTTGCATTAGAAATGAAGTCGAAAATTTTGGTTTATATTGCAATAGGAGTAGTTGG cttATTTACAAATGCCTATATGCCAGTAGGTTTTGAGTTTGCGATGGAGTTAACTTTCCCTTCTTCTGAAGGTACTACCACAGGATTACTTATGGCACCATCACAAGTTTTAGGAGTTGTTTTTGCGCTAATGTTGGGTCAGCTTAACGTTGTAATTGGGCCGTTTTGGTCTCTAGCCAGTCAAGTTTTGTTGCTAGTTGTTGGTACTGTAATTACATGTTTTGTACCAAACAAACTGAAGCGACAAGAAGCCTTCAAACGTAGTATAAATGTTGATATATTGTTAAAAGAAGTCAAGCgttga